In Ilumatobacter fluminis, the following proteins share a genomic window:
- a CDS encoding aspartate/glutamate racemase family protein: MKTIGLLGGMSWESSIEYERLINEGVRAARGGTSSADLIIRSYDFAAIEALQEAGDWDAAGQLLAADGRRLQDAGAELLVLCTNTMHVVAPAIEAAISVPFLHLADTTADAVLGQRLDTVALLGTRYTMEHVFYRGRLEARGLTVLVPPEPDRTTVHDVIYDELVRGVVNPDSKQRYLHIVDRLVAAGAQGVIAGCTEIELLVTADDLDVPYFPTARLHAEAAVAAALADDDCRD; encoded by the coding sequence ATGAAGACGATCGGGTTGCTGGGCGGGATGAGTTGGGAGAGTTCGATCGAGTACGAGCGACTCATCAACGAGGGAGTCCGTGCGGCTCGGGGAGGCACCTCGTCGGCCGACCTCATCATCCGCAGCTACGACTTCGCTGCCATCGAGGCGCTCCAGGAAGCCGGTGACTGGGACGCCGCCGGGCAACTGCTCGCCGCCGACGGCCGTCGTCTGCAGGACGCCGGCGCCGAACTCCTCGTGCTCTGCACGAACACGATGCACGTCGTCGCACCGGCGATCGAAGCCGCGATCTCCGTGCCGTTCCTCCACCTGGCCGACACCACCGCAGACGCCGTGCTCGGGCAACGACTCGACACGGTCGCCCTGCTCGGCACCCGCTACACGATGGAGCACGTTTTCTACCGAGGCCGTCTCGAAGCACGTGGCCTCACGGTGTTGGTGCCGCCCGAACCCGACCGCACGACGGTGCACGACGTGATCTACGACGAGTTGGTGCGCGGTGTGGTGAACCCCGATTCGAAGCAGCGGTACCTCCACATCGTCGATCGGCTGGTCGCCGCAGGAGCCCAGGGGGTGATCGCCGGCTGCACCGAGATCGAACTCCTGGTCACCGCCGACGATCTCGACGTGCCCTACTTCCCCACCGCACGACTCCACGCCGAGGCCGCCGTGGCGGCGGCACTCGCCGACGACGACTGTCGCGACTGA
- a CDS encoding class II glutamine amidotransferase gives MCRVLAYVGPDLPLESLLLTPDNSLINQTLDPELHPLLQLAGWGFGAWSDGFVRPDDPLVYRRPVAAFYDDNAEGIIPSLQASTLLAHVRAAGYDAGAVLADENCHPFRMDGTPWIMAQNGALPHWKQLQRVLLPHCDDRFLGQMRGTTDTEFLYVLLLSLLDGDGVDDVQRAFEQLLRVCHEAMTELDLVALTKMKIGLVTKDRVIGVNYGFGHDGETEMDQDWRELREHDAGTDEHSLSMVLEPMYLLTGRNFDDYEGSYDVDVTPPDEATSAIFASEPLTEQSDDWTELAFGQLVSIERSGSGLQVSMRDLDMSV, from the coding sequence ATGTGCCGAGTACTCGCCTATGTCGGGCCCGACCTGCCGCTCGAGAGCCTGCTGCTCACGCCGGACAACAGCCTGATCAACCAGACCCTCGACCCCGAGCTGCACCCCCTGCTGCAGCTCGCCGGGTGGGGCTTCGGTGCTTGGAGCGACGGCTTCGTGCGGCCCGACGACCCGCTGGTGTACCGGCGGCCGGTCGCCGCCTTCTACGACGACAACGCGGAAGGCATCATCCCGAGCCTGCAGGCGAGCACCTTGCTGGCCCACGTGCGCGCCGCCGGGTACGACGCCGGTGCCGTCCTGGCCGACGAGAATTGCCACCCGTTCCGCATGGACGGAACGCCGTGGATCATGGCGCAGAACGGGGCGCTCCCCCACTGGAAGCAGCTCCAGCGTGTGCTGCTCCCGCACTGCGACGACCGGTTCCTCGGCCAGATGCGCGGCACGACCGACACCGAGTTCTTGTACGTCCTGCTCCTGTCGCTGCTCGACGGCGACGGGGTGGACGACGTCCAGCGTGCCTTCGAACAGCTCCTGCGGGTGTGTCACGAGGCGATGACCGAACTCGATCTCGTCGCGCTCACGAAGATGAAGATCGGCCTGGTCACCAAAGATCGTGTGATCGGCGTCAACTACGGCTTCGGCCACGACGGCGAGACCGAGATGGATCAGGACTGGCGCGAGTTGCGGGAGCACGACGCCGGCACCGACGAGCACTCCCTGTCGATGGTCCTCGAACCGATGTACCTGCTCACCGGCCGCAACTTCGACGACTACGAGGGCTCCTACGACGTCGATGTGACGCCGCCGGACGAGGCGACGTCGGCGATCTTCGCCTCCGAGCCGCTCACCGAGCAGAGCGACGACTGGACCGAGCTGGCATTCGGCCAACTGGTGTCGATCGAACGGTCGGGGTCGGGTCTGCAGGTCTCGATGCGTGACCTCGACATGTCGGTCTGA
- a CDS encoding HNH endonuclease signature motif containing protein, with the protein MVAAVSVSASRALDEQMAGAAGLMNVAHADLTRLTAEAIENNTWSGASPKHWVVHCMGTNPTRAEMVVQVAERRHLYPTIVGRFDAGELSLEQVNELMKAPPVADASLEDWAEIATPHRIRLSVKKRWGGAPTDTPADTDTGAETEDPTSDIEPEPAPAEPEWVSTRVDDEHRFRLTGSFDLDTGQKIDAALVQAREELFADGQRDISLADCFRHVVERFLDGIESPARRNRARVWVHLDADGDGLTPSGVRIPDSVRDRITCDGTIQPVWKRDGVPFNLGRAQHIVPDRLRRVVLLRDQGCRTPGCHHDRFVEIHHIIHWADGGPTDSWNLVALCTKHHRMHHQGRLGITGNADDPNSLVFTDEHGRRIEPCGAPLPPTELPDARYRAPSMERVDWQWVGLNWPDP; encoded by the coding sequence ATGGTCGCCGCAGTGTCGGTCTCCGCGAGCCGAGCGCTCGATGAGCAGATGGCAGGCGCTGCTGGACTGATGAACGTGGCGCACGCCGACCTGACCCGACTCACGGCCGAGGCGATCGAGAACAACACCTGGTCGGGCGCCTCGCCCAAGCACTGGGTCGTGCACTGCATGGGCACGAACCCGACCCGGGCCGAGATGGTGGTACAGGTCGCCGAGCGTCGGCACCTCTACCCCACCATCGTCGGCCGATTCGACGCCGGCGAACTCTCGCTCGAGCAGGTCAACGAGCTGATGAAGGCCCCGCCGGTCGCCGACGCCTCGCTCGAGGACTGGGCCGAGATCGCCACGCCACATCGCATCCGCCTCTCGGTGAAGAAGCGATGGGGTGGCGCCCCGACCGACACACCCGCAGACACCGACACCGGCGCCGAGACCGAAGACCCGACGAGCGACATCGAGCCCGAGCCGGCTCCGGCAGAGCCCGAATGGGTGAGCACTCGTGTCGACGACGAGCACCGGTTCCGGCTGACCGGCAGCTTCGACCTCGACACCGGCCAGAAGATCGATGCCGCGCTCGTCCAGGCTCGTGAAGAACTGTTCGCCGACGGTCAGCGCGACATCTCGCTCGCCGACTGCTTCCGACACGTCGTCGAACGATTCCTCGACGGCATCGAGAGCCCGGCTCGCCGCAATCGAGCACGGGTGTGGGTCCATCTCGACGCCGACGGCGACGGTCTGACCCCGTCCGGCGTCCGGATCCCCGACTCGGTCCGAGATCGCATCACCTGCGACGGCACGATCCAGCCGGTGTGGAAACGTGACGGTGTTCCGTTCAATCTCGGCCGGGCACAGCACATCGTGCCCGATCGTCTGCGTCGAGTGGTGCTGCTGCGAGACCAGGGCTGCCGCACACCGGGGTGCCATCACGATCGCTTCGTCGAGATCCACCACATCATCCACTGGGCCGACGGCGGCCCGACCGATTCATGGAATCTCGTGGCGCTCTGCACGAAGCATCATCGAATGCACCACCAGGGTCGACTCGGGATCACGGGCAACGCCGACGATCCGAACAGTCTCGTGTTCACCGACGAACACGGACGACGAATCGAGCCCTGCGGGGCCCCACTTCCACCAACCGAACTCCCCGACGCCCGCTACCGGGCCCCGAGCATGGAACGGGTCGACTGGCAGTGGGTCGGCCTCAACTGGCCCGACCCCTGA
- a CDS encoding DNA gyrase subunit A, with translation MARKKKSAPVVEFTEDVVDLGAVEQLNKDYFAFSDYVVGDRAVPSASDGLKPVHRRILWGMHTMRLFPDRPHVKTARVTGEVMGKYHPHGDQSISDALARLAQPFSNLLPPLDFHGNVGSPDFGPAAPRYTETRLGRFGMLLLDEIDQGVVPMEENYEGSTTEPVVLPAAYPNLLVNGANGIAVGLSSYLPPHDPREVCEAALMLLDRKSSSVEDLMTVLPGPSFPSECTITNGDELPDIYRSGQGRVTVRGAWTIEPVGRGRQQIVVTSLPYDDTRLGSTEKFIGQVGDALDAGDLAGIVSFNDESSDGQVRITLELGTGVDPDMIIPGLLRHTNLQTTNKVQMHFLDEHGVVRLYNLRTVLQAWVAHRIRVVVARSENRLAKIAERLHRLRGFLAVLVDIDETIRIVRTSKTRAVARERLCERFEIDEIQANAVLDLNLGQLTEDAVIEFNKETDELEKEQAKLELLLSSEQRQRTEVARGLRKVMEEFTDDIAPRVTTITTEEAPKVSKAAMVIDQPIQVYVDASGWVQGIRRGSKAKPKLVPLHTFDTSTANTMVVITTSGQLIRTLVDNVPEKPTAAASLLPGLEGEPLVWWLEADMPDDLLLVMSDGMVKRIAASDCEGGDRKGGISIVKLATGSRLVSIGRFDEATPVVLVADSGQGIRFVPSDMRQMGRAAAGVKGIKLGAGEQVVFGGTVTGDTILLATDKKHGKRFAVDELPEQGRAGKGVKVMPAGRWGKAAVGAFTEAAGDVLVIDGDDQPDPVSLSIGAFPQVARDAKPGKIRMHDVPIRRIVTPT, from the coding sequence ATGGCCCGCAAGAAGAAGAGCGCTCCGGTCGTCGAGTTCACCGAGGACGTCGTCGACCTCGGCGCCGTCGAGCAGCTCAACAAGGACTACTTCGCCTTCTCCGACTACGTGGTCGGCGACCGTGCCGTGCCGTCGGCCTCCGACGGTCTGAAGCCGGTGCACCGTCGCATCCTGTGGGGCATGCACACGATGCGGCTGTTCCCCGATCGGCCCCACGTGAAGACCGCCCGCGTGACGGGTGAGGTGATGGGTAAGTACCACCCGCACGGCGATCAGTCGATCTCCGATGCACTCGCCCGCCTCGCGCAGCCGTTCTCGAACCTGCTGCCGCCGCTCGACTTCCACGGCAACGTCGGCTCGCCCGACTTCGGCCCGGCGGCTCCCCGCTACACCGAGACGCGGCTCGGCCGTTTCGGCATGCTCCTGCTCGACGAGATCGACCAGGGCGTCGTGCCGATGGAGGAGAACTACGAGGGTTCCACGACCGAGCCGGTCGTGCTCCCGGCCGCCTACCCGAACCTGTTGGTGAACGGCGCCAACGGCATCGCCGTCGGCCTGTCGTCGTACCTTCCGCCCCACGACCCTCGCGAGGTGTGCGAAGCGGCCCTGATGCTGCTCGACCGCAAGTCGTCGTCGGTCGAAGACCTGATGACCGTCCTGCCCGGGCCGTCGTTCCCGTCGGAATGCACGATCACCAACGGCGACGAGCTGCCCGACATCTACCGCTCGGGTCAGGGCCGGGTGACGGTGCGAGGCGCCTGGACGATCGAACCGGTCGGCCGCGGCCGCCAGCAGATCGTGGTGACCTCGCTCCCCTACGACGACACCCGCCTCGGTTCGACCGAGAAGTTCATCGGCCAGGTCGGCGACGCACTCGATGCCGGTGACCTCGCCGGCATCGTCTCGTTCAACGACGAGTCGTCCGACGGCCAGGTGCGCATCACGCTCGAACTCGGTACCGGTGTCGACCCCGACATGATCATCCCCGGTCTGCTGCGCCACACGAATCTGCAGACCACCAACAAGGTGCAGATGCACTTCCTCGACGAGCACGGCGTGGTGCGCCTCTACAACCTGCGCACCGTGCTCCAGGCGTGGGTCGCCCACCGCATCCGGGTCGTGGTGGCCCGCAGCGAGAACCGGCTCGCCAAGATCGCCGAACGCCTCCACCGACTGCGCGGCTTCCTCGCCGTCTTGGTCGACATCGACGAGACGATCCGGATCGTCCGCACGTCGAAGACGCGAGCGGTCGCCCGTGAGCGGTTGTGCGAGCGCTTCGAGATCGACGAGATCCAGGCCAACGCCGTCCTCGATCTCAACCTCGGCCAGCTCACCGAGGACGCCGTGATCGAGTTCAACAAGGAGACCGACGAGCTCGAGAAGGAGCAGGCGAAGCTGGAGCTGCTGCTCTCTTCCGAGCAGCGTCAGCGCACCGAGGTCGCACGCGGCCTGCGCAAGGTCATGGAGGAGTTCACCGACGACATCGCACCCCGGGTCACGACCATCACCACCGAGGAGGCACCGAAGGTGTCGAAGGCGGCGATGGTGATCGACCAACCGATCCAGGTCTACGTCGACGCCTCGGGTTGGGTGCAGGGCATCCGTCGCGGCTCCAAGGCCAAGCCGAAGCTGGTTCCGCTCCACACCTTCGACACCTCGACCGCGAACACCATGGTCGTCATCACGACGTCGGGTCAGCTGATCCGAACCCTGGTCGACAACGTGCCCGAGAAGCCGACGGCCGCTGCCTCGCTCCTCCCCGGGCTCGAGGGCGAGCCGCTCGTCTGGTGGCTCGAAGCCGACATGCCCGACGACTTGCTCCTGGTGATGTCGGACGGCATGGTGAAACGGATCGCCGCGTCCGACTGCGAGGGCGGCGACCGCAAGGGCGGCATCTCGATCGTGAAGCTCGCCACAGGCAGCCGATTGGTGTCGATCGGCCGGTTCGACGAGGCGACCCCGGTGGTGCTGGTGGCCGACAGCGGCCAGGGCATCCGGTTCGTCCCGTCCGACATGCGACAGATGGGTCGTGCCGCCGCCGGCGTGAAGGGCATCAAGCTCGGCGCTGGCGAACAGGTCGTGTTCGGCGGCACCGTCACCGGCGACACCATCTTGCTCGCCACCGACAAGAAGCACGGCAAGCGCTTCGCCGTCGACGAGCTGCCCGAACAGGGTCGCGCCGGCAAGGGCGTCAAGGTCATGCCGGCCGGGCGGTGGGGCAAGGCCGCCGTCGGCGCCTTCACCGAGGCCGCCGGCGACGTGCTCGTCATCGACGGTGACGATCAGCCCGACCCGGTCTCCCTCTCGATCGGCGCCTTCCCCCAAGTCGCCCGCGACGCCAAGCCCGGCAAGATCCGCATGCACGACGTCCCCATCCGCAGAATCGTCACCCCCACCTGA
- a CDS encoding SDR family oxidoreductase: MQVTIAGAHGQIARQLTTFLRSTGHHVRGLIRSEDQFADIESDGGEPVLLDLENCTPEEFDEALDGSDVVVFAAGAGPNSGPERKNTLDRDGAIKTVESAVRVGADRFLIVSSMGADDPPQDDETFSVYLRAKAAADEAVRSADIPAVIVRPGKLTDGSATGAVELGESVERGEITRADVAAVLTEIIDSGNGDGRTIEIVGGSTPIEDAVGAL; encoded by the coding sequence ATGCAAGTCACGATCGCCGGAGCGCACGGGCAGATCGCCCGCCAGCTGACCACCTTCCTCCGCAGTACCGGACACCACGTCCGTGGCCTCATCCGATCCGAGGACCAGTTCGCCGACATCGAGAGCGACGGGGGCGAGCCCGTCTTGCTCGACCTCGAGAACTGCACGCCTGAGGAGTTCGACGAGGCGCTCGATGGCAGCGACGTCGTCGTGTTCGCCGCCGGTGCCGGGCCGAACAGTGGGCCGGAGCGCAAGAACACGCTCGACCGCGACGGTGCGATCAAGACGGTCGAGTCGGCTGTTCGTGTGGGTGCCGACCGATTCCTGATCGTCAGCTCGATGGGGGCCGACGACCCGCCCCAGGACGACGAGACGTTCAGCGTCTACCTCCGTGCCAAGGCAGCCGCCGACGAGGCAGTCCGCTCCGCCGACATCCCGGCCGTCATCGTGCGGCCCGGCAAGCTCACCGACGGTTCGGCCACGGGCGCCGTCGAACTCGGCGAGTCGGTCGAGCGCGGCGAGATCACCCGGGCCGACGTCGCCGCCGTGCTGACCGAGATCATCGACTCCGGCAACGGTGACGGCCGCACGATCGAGATCGTCGGCGGGTCGACCCCCATCGAGGACGCCGTCGGAGCGCTCTAG
- a CDS encoding class I SAM-dependent DNA methyltransferase gives MARAYAAAAWESLLRLASRIGIELDGATVCDFGCGTGLLTERLAPVAARVDAVDLSEAMRAVLAEKTAQHGWEHVAVLDRLPAALTGGYGLVVASSVLAFVDDHPATVAALAERLASGGLLVHWDWEADPDDPDGGGLSVEAARAALEGAGLVEISVGTGFEVPFEGEVMRPLMAAARRP, from the coding sequence GTGGCGCGCGCCTATGCCGCGGCTGCCTGGGAGTCGCTCCTCCGCCTCGCCTCACGAATCGGCATCGAACTCGACGGAGCGACGGTCTGTGACTTCGGGTGCGGCACCGGACTGCTGACCGAGCGGCTCGCACCGGTCGCCGCACGTGTCGACGCGGTCGACCTGTCGGAGGCGATGCGTGCCGTCCTCGCCGAGAAGACCGCGCAGCACGGCTGGGAACACGTTGCCGTGCTCGACCGGCTGCCGGCCGCGCTCACGGGCGGCTACGGGCTGGTCGTGGCGTCGTCGGTGCTCGCCTTCGTCGACGACCATCCGGCGACGGTGGCGGCGTTGGCGGAGCGGTTGGCCTCCGGCGGACTGCTCGTGCACTGGGACTGGGAAGCCGACCCGGACGACCCCGATGGCGGTGGCCTCTCCGTCGAGGCCGCCCGTGCTGCGCTCGAGGGCGCCGGCCTCGTCGAGATCTCCGTCGGCACCGGTTTCGAGGTGCCGTTCGAGGGCGAAGTCATGCGCCCCCTCATGGCCGCCGCCCGCCGCCCCTGA
- a CDS encoding DNA gyrase/topoisomerase IV subunit B, which translates to MSTKSYDAAAISALSGLSHVRHRPLMYLGSAGVGVNGLHHLIWEIVDNSVDEAMAGHGSTITATLHADGSVSVEDDGRGIPVDPMKEGPHKGRSALEVVLTETNAGGKFDSDSYKVSGGLHGVGASVVTALSTKLEAEVRRGGQKHRLTLQAKKQGKEIVPGVPNGPITASGSIPKSKTGTTIRFWPDLSLFHDDQGIPFERPQWSLRTISDRFRHKSFVHPGVTFVLIDERKKGEHERYEWCSTGGVADLVTEMTADTSVVGQVVSFQGEDDDVTVDAAIAWTVDGRDTSLGFANGVATPEGGTHINGFRNAVTEAVQKHIADRELLKDKESAPNTRDIFAAGLLVVSIMLPGPQFAGNSKSKLMNTEAAGKTRAIVLPAMSRWLEENPDSAKKIADLAIASMRSRTKSNAEQAAVRALLGKGTKSRNGLPAKLRDCTHKTERPTELLIVEGDSAGGTAIDARDPSFQAVLPLRGKPLNSYRESIERVVRSLSDLILSMGCGIGEDFDLDKFRYGRIVVVADADTDGLHIRSLIKAFLYTWCPGFVESGRLFYALPPLWTTVHQGERIYLEDDAAKAAFLAENPKHKAHMGRLKGLGEMDAAELREVIGTGRKIGRVTIDDPAGFAKLAEQLFGSKSELRKTWFLQQSGETLAVGGGR; encoded by the coding sequence ATGAGCACGAAGAGCTACGACGCCGCCGCCATCTCCGCACTGTCCGGTCTGTCCCACGTCCGCCATCGCCCCCTGATGTACCTGGGGTCGGCCGGGGTGGGCGTGAACGGTTTACACCACCTGATCTGGGAAATCGTCGACAACTCGGTCGACGAGGCCATGGCCGGCCACGGCTCCACGATCACCGCCACCCTGCACGCCGACGGCTCCGTCAGCGTCGAGGACGACGGCCGCGGCATCCCGGTCGACCCGATGAAGGAAGGCCCGCACAAGGGTCGCAGCGCGCTCGAGGTCGTGCTCACCGAGACGAACGCGGGCGGCAAGTTCGACTCCGACAGCTACAAGGTGTCGGGCGGCCTCCACGGCGTGGGTGCATCGGTGGTGACGGCGCTGTCGACCAAGCTCGAGGCCGAGGTGCGCCGTGGCGGGCAGAAGCACCGGCTCACGCTGCAGGCGAAGAAGCAGGGCAAGGAGATCGTGCCCGGCGTGCCGAACGGGCCGATCACGGCGAGCGGCAGCATCCCGAAGAGCAAGACGGGCACCACGATCCGCTTCTGGCCCGACCTGAGCTTGTTCCACGACGACCAGGGCATCCCGTTCGAGCGTCCGCAGTGGAGCCTGCGCACGATCTCCGACCGGTTCCGCCACAAGAGCTTCGTGCACCCCGGCGTCACCTTCGTGCTGATCGACGAACGCAAGAAGGGCGAGCACGAGCGGTACGAGTGGTGCTCGACCGGTGGCGTGGCCGACCTGGTGACCGAGATGACCGCCGACACGAGCGTGGTCGGGCAGGTGGTGTCGTTCCAGGGCGAGGACGACGACGTCACCGTCGACGCCGCCATCGCCTGGACCGTCGACGGGCGCGACACCAGCCTCGGCTTCGCCAACGGTGTCGCCACGCCCGAGGGCGGCACCCACATCAACGGCTTCCGCAACGCGGTGACCGAGGCGGTGCAGAAGCACATCGCCGATCGCGAACTCCTGAAGGACAAGGAGTCGGCGCCCAACACCCGCGACATCTTCGCCGCCGGCCTGCTGGTCGTGTCGATCATGCTCCCGGGGCCGCAGTTCGCCGGTAACTCCAAGTCGAAGCTGATGAACACCGAGGCGGCCGGCAAGACGCGTGCGATCGTGCTCCCGGCGATGAGCCGCTGGCTCGAGGAGAACCCCGACTCGGCGAAGAAGATCGCCGATCTGGCGATTGCGTCGATGCGCTCGCGCACCAAGTCGAACGCCGAGCAGGCCGCCGTGCGGGCGCTGCTCGGCAAGGGCACCAAGTCGCGCAACGGCTTGCCCGCCAAGCTGCGCGACTGCACCCACAAGACCGAACGCCCGACCGAACTCCTCATCGTCGAGGGCGACTCCGCCGGCGGCACCGCCATCGACGCCCGCGATCCGTCGTTCCAGGCCGTGCTCCCCCTGCGCGGCAAGCCGCTCAACTCGTACCGCGAGTCGATCGAGCGGGTCGTCCGGTCGCTGTCCGATCTGATCCTCTCGATGGGTTGCGGCATCGGGGAGGACTTCGACCTCGACAAGTTCCGCTACGGCCGGATCGTGGTCGTGGCCGACGCCGACACCGACGGTCTGCACATCCGCTCGCTGATCAAGGCGTTCCTGTACACGTGGTGCCCGGGCTTCGTCGAGTCGGGTCGCCTCTTCTACGCACTGCCGCCGCTGTGGACCACCGTCCACCAGGGCGAACGCATCTACCTGGAGGACGACGCCGCCAAGGCCGCGTTCCTCGCCGAGAACCCGAAGCACAAGGCCCACATGGGCCGCTTGAAAGGGCTGGGCGAGATGGACGCCGCCGAACTGCGCGAGGTGATCGGCACCGGCCGCAAGATCGGCCGGGTCACCATCGACGATCCGGCGGGCTTCGCCAAGCTCGCCGAGCAGCTGTTCGGATCGAAGTCCGAGCTGCGCAAGACCTGGTTCCTGCAACAGTCCGGCGAAACGCTCGCCGTGGGAGGTGGCCGCTGA
- the katG gene encoding catalase/peroxidase HPI — protein sequence MSDSLSAEWGSLTSAEFQSNEKWWPNSLNLRILHQNHPDSTPFGPEYDYRKAFTGIDVDALTRDVDALMTDSQDWWPADWGHYGGFFIRMSWHAAGTYRVSDGRGGGGTGAQRYAPLNSWPDNGNLDKARRLLLPIKQKYGKQISWADLFVFAGNRALETMGFRTAGFAFGRADIWAPEDDIYWGPENEWLAVHDERYTGSFEDGNRVLDNPLAAVQMGLIYVNPEGPNGVPDALKSAQDIRETFGRMAMNDEETVALTVGGHTFGKMHGAVTPDHHGPEPEGAGLADQGFGWANKHEKGLGEYTLTSGLEGAWTPTPTQWDNKYLETIFSHEWELVHSPAGAQQWQPTEVKPGFMVPPVAEGAPETPPTMSTADMAMITDPAYLEISKRFYENPDQLADAFAKAWFKLLHRDMGPANRYIGPQVPSEEFLWQDNVPAHEGPMIGDAEIAELKSTLLDSGLSGAQLIKAAWASASTYRRTDYRGGANGARIRLSPMSDWDVNVASGVNEVISKLEQVQADFNGKGGPQVSLADLIVLGGTAAVEAAAKAAGHDIEVPFEPGRTDATQENTDVDSFQWLEPKADGFRNYVQKMGAVPTEHLLIDKAFMLNLTAPQMTALIGGLRVLGANVGDEGYGEFTDRKGQLTNDFFVNLLDMRTKWAAVGEAEDVFEGRDRTSGDLKWKATRVDLVFGANSQLRALAEEFAAAGGEEDMIRHFVDGWFVVMHNDRFDLD from the coding sequence ATGTCAGATTCGTTGTCCGCCGAGTGGGGATCGCTCACGTCCGCCGAGTTCCAGTCGAACGAGAAGTGGTGGCCCAACTCGCTCAATCTGCGAATCCTGCACCAGAATCATCCGGACTCGACACCGTTCGGTCCCGAGTACGACTACCGCAAGGCCTTCACCGGCATCGACGTCGACGCGCTGACGCGTGACGTCGACGCCCTCATGACCGACTCGCAAGACTGGTGGCCCGCCGACTGGGGCCACTACGGCGGCTTCTTCATCCGCATGAGTTGGCACGCCGCCGGCACCTACCGCGTCAGCGACGGTCGTGGCGGCGGCGGCACCGGCGCCCAGCGCTACGCCCCGCTCAACTCGTGGCCCGACAACGGCAACCTCGACAAGGCCCGACGCCTCCTGCTGCCGATCAAGCAGAAGTACGGCAAGCAGATCTCGTGGGCCGACCTGTTCGTGTTCGCCGGCAACCGGGCGCTCGAGACGATGGGTTTCCGCACCGCCGGCTTCGCGTTCGGTCGTGCCGACATCTGGGCACCCGAGGACGACATCTACTGGGGCCCGGAGAACGAGTGGCTGGCCGTGCACGACGAGCGATACACCGGCTCGTTCGAGGACGGCAACCGAGTGCTCGACAACCCCCTCGCGGCGGTGCAGATGGGTCTGATCTACGTCAACCCGGAAGGTCCGAACGGTGTGCCCGACGCCCTGAAGTCGGCGCAAGACATCCGCGAGACGTTCGGTCGCATGGCCATGAACGACGAGGAGACCGTGGCGCTCACGGTCGGCGGTCACACCTTCGGCAAGATGCACGGTGCGGTGACGCCCGACCATCACGGGCCCGAGCCCGAAGGTGCCGGACTCGCCGACCAGGGCTTCGGCTGGGCGAACAAGCACGAGAAGGGCCTCGGCGAGTACACCCTCACCTCGGGTCTCGAAGGCGCCTGGACCCCGACCCCGACCCAGTGGGACAACAAGTACCTCGAGACGATCTTCTCCCACGAGTGGGAACTCGTCCACTCACCGGCCGGCGCACAGCAATGGCAGCCGACCGAGGTCAAGCCCGGCTTCATGGTGCCGCCGGTCGCCGAGGGAGCGCCCGAGACGCCGCCCACGATGTCGACCGCCGACATGGCGATGATCACCGACCCGGCCTATCTGGAGATCTCGAAGCGCTTCTACGAGAACCCCGACCAGCTGGCCGACGCCTTCGCCAAGGCCTGGTTCAAGCTGCTCCACCGCGACATGGGTCCGGCCAACCGGTACATCGGCCCGCAGGTTCCGTCGGAGGAGTTCCTCTGGCAGGACAACGTGCCCGCCCACGAGGGGCCGATGATCGGCGACGCCGAGATCGCCGAGCTCAAGTCGACGCTGCTCGACTCCGGTCTGTCCGGAGCCCAGCTGATCAAGGCCGCATGGGCGTCGGCCTCGACGTACCGACGCACCGACTACCGCGGCGGTGCCAACGGTGCCCGCATCCGTCTCTCGCCGATGAGCGACTGGGATGTCAACGTGGCGTCGGGCGTCAACGAGGTCATCTCGAAGCTCGAGCAGGTCCAGGCCGACTTCAACGGGAAGGGTGGCCCGCAGGTGTCGCTCGCCGACCTCATCGTCCTCGGTGGCACCGCCGCCGTGGAAGCAGCCGCCAAGGCCGCCGGTCACGACATCGAGGTCCCGTTCGAGCCGGGTCGCACCGACGCCACCCAGGAGAACACCGACGTCGACTCGTTCCAGTGGCTCGAGCCGAAGGCCGACGGCTTCCGCAACTACGTGCAGAAGATGGGTGCCGTGCCCACCGAGCATCTCCTCATCGACAAGGCGTTCATGCTCAACCTGACCGCCCCGCAGATGACCGCCCTGATCGGCGGGTTGCGGGTGCTCGGTGCCAACGTCGGCGACGAGGGCTATGGCGAGTTCACCGACCGCAAGGGTCAGCTGACGAACGACTTCTTCGTCAACCTCCTCGACATGCGCACCAAGTGGGCAGCCGTCGGTGAGGCCGAGGACGTGTTCGAGGGCCGCGACCGCACGTCGGGAGACCTCAAGTGGAAGGCGACCCGCGTCGACCTCGTGTTCGGCGCCAACAGCCAGCTGCGTGCGCTCGCCGAAGAGTTCGCAGCCGCCGGTGGCGAAGAGGACATGATCCGCCACTTCGTCGACGGCTGGTTCGTCGTCATGCACAACGACCGCTTCGACCTGGACTGA